The proteins below are encoded in one region of Brassica napus cultivar Da-Ae chromosome A6, Da-Ae, whole genome shotgun sequence:
- the LOC106350987 gene encoding probable WRKY transcription factor 10, which translates to MFVDISIKKKMSDYGDGNFMDMVSSRWAPPPSTSLSDNGLNPISDIFLQTNQSKQRPGLVDRVAARIGRNIPPIRTDNLSPCAVVFKDPKTVPFGIEISPGLSPSVMLQSRSQLINPYSFPNDEPPETVENSGDDHAKTMIFNKDVPYQPMHFDLPPQEALIPSHVDPIGAPLVASFESEVADDTDTKLMSLDDESESQDEEESNEDEDTDDPSKLGRKRRIDEEEDDDIADEHEVKPSSPKRRKYDEVSNMMTALRASNNPRVRLRMETEEAQPNDGHRWRKYGQKIVKGNPNPRSYYKCSHKGCIMKKHVERAADDLRMLLVTYYGKHGHAAPLARSSSSSGPKNLYRSSVPARLGRPPFSSSSAAQDMRSFPYPSASAPRDMKRFGYPSALAPQAMRPFPSSLNPGVDMTHLYKTGLSKLPSLPVNQNHGFMDQNAEPWVNQNHGFMGQNAEPQVNQNHGFMAQNAEPWVNQNHGFMGQNAEPRVNQNHGFMSQNAEPRVNQNHGFMGQNTEPWSNQNHGFMGQNDEPWINQNHGFMGQNAEPWVNQNHGFMGQNAEPRVNQNHGFMGQNVEPQVNQNHGFMGQNVEPQVNQNHGFMGQNDEPWLNQNHGFMGQNDEPWLNQNHGLMDQNDEPWVNQNHGFMGQNDEPWLNQNYGFMGQNDEPKTDHVIPDGTEVYKGLRERILANLGVKR; encoded by the exons ATGTTTGTTGACAtctccataaaaaaaaagatgagtgATTATGGTGATGGAAACTTCATGGACATGGTGTCGTCGCGTTGGGCTCCACCTCCTAGTACTAGCCTAAGTGACAATGGTCTAAATCCAATCAGCGACATCTTCCTTCAAACTAATCAGTCTAAACAAAGACCCGGTCTGGTCGACAGAGTAGCTGCAAGAATAGGACGTAATATTCCACCGATCAGGACAGACAACTTGAGTCCATGTGCTGTAGTATTCAAGGACCCAAAAACTGTTCCTTTTGGCATCGAAATCTCTCCAGGATTGAGCCCATCCGTAATGTTGCAGTCTCGTTCACAG CTTATCAATCCGTATTCATTCCCCAATGACGAGCCTCCAGAGACGGTGGAAAATTCTGGTGACGACCATGCAAAGACGATGATATTCAACAAGGATGTTCCTTATCAGCCGATGCACTTTGATCTGCCTCCTCAAGAAG CTTTGATCCCATCTCATGTTGATCCCATTGGTGCTCCTTTAGTCGCTTCTTTTGAATCTGAAGTAGCTGATGACACTGATACCAAGCTCATGTCCCTGGATGATGAGAGCGAGAGCCAGGACGAGGAAGAATCCAACGAAGATGAAGATACAGATGATCCATCCAAATTGGGGAGAAAGAGACGGAtagatgaagaggaagatgatgacATTGCTGATGAACACGAAGTCAAACCTTCATCTCCAAAGAGAAG GAAATATGATGAGGTATCAAACATGATGACAGCCCTAAGAGCAAGCAACAACCCAAGGGTCAGACTTCGTATGGAGACTGAAGAAGCCCAACCTAACGATGGTCATCGCTGGAGAAAATACGGTCAGAAAATTGTCAAAgggaatccaaatccgag GAGTTACTACAAATGCTCACACAAAGGGTGCATTATGAAGAAGCATGTGGAGAGAGCAGCAGACGATTTGAGAATGTTGTTAGTCACATATTATGGGAAACACGGGCACGCTGCACCACTTGCACGCAGTAGCAGCAGTTCTGGTCCAAAGAATCTTTACCGTTCATCAGTGCCCGCTCGTTTAGGAAGGCCGCCTTTTTCTTCCTCCTCGGCCGCTCAAGACATGAGGTCTTTCCCTTATCCTTCTGCTTCGGCCCCTCGAGACATGAAGCGTTTCGGTTATCCTTCTGCTTTGGCCCCTCAAGCCATGAGGCCCTTCCCTTCTTCGTTGAACCCAGGAGTTGATATGACTCATCTCTATAAGACTGGACTCTCGAAGCTGCCGAGTTTACCGGTTAACCAGAATCATGGGTTTATGGACCAGAATGCTGAACCATGGGTTAACCAGAATCATGGGTTTATGGGTCAGAATGCTGAACCACAGGTTAATCAGAATCATGGGTTTATGGCCCAGAATGCTGAACCATGGGTTAACCAGAATCATGGGTTTATGGGTCAGAATGCTGAACCACGGGTTAACCAGAATCATGGGTTTATGAGCCAGAATGCTGAACCACGGGTTAACCAGAACCATGGGTTTATGGGCCAGAATACTGAACCATGGAGTAACCAGAACCATGGGTTTATGGGTCAGAATGATGAACCATGGATTAACCAGAATCATGGGTTTATGGGACAGAATGCTGAACCATGGGTTAACCAGAACCATGGGTTTATGGGTCAGAATGCTGAACCACGGGTTAACCAGAATCATGGGTTTATGGGCCAGAATGTTGAACCACAAGTTAACCAGAACCATGGGTTTATGGGCCAGAATGTTGAACCACAAGTTAACCAGAACCATGGGTTTATGGGTCAAAATGATGAACCATGGCTCAACCAGAACCATGGATTTATGGGTCAGAATGATGAACCATGGCTTAACCAGAACCATGGGCTTATGGATCAGAATGATGAACCATGGGTTAACCAGAACCATGGGTTTATGGGTCAGAATGATGAACCATGGCTTAACCAGAACTATGGGTTTATGGGACAGAATGATGAACCGAAGACTGATCATGTGATACCGGATGGTACAGAGGTCTACAAGGGGCTCAGGGAGCGTATATTGGCTAACTTGGGAGTTAAACGTTAG
- the LOC106345776 gene encoding F-box protein At-B, whose protein sequence is MEEVAKSVLAEEILKRLDLENLCSVACVSTALRSAVVSDVLPSLTALDLSGFSPEEETLNHVLRGCVGLRSLTLNCLRLSVAAVRGVIGPHLQELHLLRCSLVNSTVLSSIGTLCPNLRVLTLEMADLDSPLVFQSNLTQMLNGCPYLESLQLNIRGILVDATAFQSVRFSLPETLKSLSLQPLLESEAILLMNRFKVTGSCLSKAALLSPSPSFTLQSLSLVLDLISDRLIIAITGSLPQLVKLDLEDRPEKEPFPDNDLTYTGLQSLGYCQQLTSLSLVRTCYNRKISFKRINDMGIFLLSEACKGLESVRLGGFPRVSDAGFASLLHSCRNLKRFEIRGAFLLSDLAFHDVTGSSCSLQEVRLSTCPLITSEAVKKLGLCTNLELLDLGSCKSISDSCLNIVSALRKLTSLNLAGADVTDSGMVALGKSDVPIMQLSFRGCKRVSDRGISHLLSNEGTISRTLSTLDLGHMPGISDRAIHTITRYCKALTELSLRSCFHVTDSSIELLATRERQTEGGSKQLRKLNVHNCVSLTTGALRWLSKPSFAGLHWLGLGQTRFAGRRETVTATICEQRPWLTLCFDGCELGCYDGWEFHTPQRH, encoded by the exons ATGGAGGAAGTGGCGAAATCTGTGTTGGCGGAGGAGATACTGAAGCGCTTAGATCTCGAGAATCTCTGCTCCGTCGCCTGCGTTTCCACCGCCCTCCGCTCCGCCGTCGTCTCCGACGTCCTCCCTTCGCTTACCGCTCTCGATCTATCC GGCTTCTCGCCGGAGGAGGAGACTCTGAACCACGTGCTGCGTGGTTGCGTCGGGCTCAGGAGCCTAACGCTGAACTGTCTCCGCCTCAGCGTCGCTGCTGTGCGTGGGGTTATCGGGCCACATCTCCAGGAACTTCACTTGCTCAGGTGTTCACTTGTTAATTCCACCGTGCTCTCTTCCATCGGCACCCTCTGCCCAAATCTCCG GGTTCTTACCCTGGAAATGGCAGACTTGGATTCACCTCTTGTTTTTCAATCTAACCTGACGCAAATGCTTAACGGGTGTCCGTATCTGGAG TCTCTGCAACTAAATATCCGAGGTATCCTAGTTGATGCCACCGCTTTCCAGTCTGTTAGATTCTCCTTGCCTGAAACTCTCAAATCTCTAAGCTTACAGCCTTTGCTTGAGTCCGAGGCTATTCTTCTCATGAACAGATTCAAAGTCACTGGCAGTTGTTTATCTAAGGCTGCCTTGCTTTCTCCTTCACCTTCTTTTACTTTGCAAAGCCTCTCTCTTGTCCTGGATCTGATATCTGACAGGCTTATCATAGCTATCACAGGTTCTCTTCCTCAACTTGTCAAACTGGACCTTGAAGACCGTCCTGAAAAAGAGCCATTTCCCGACAATGACTTGACCTACACTGGGCTTCAGTCTCTTGGTTATTGCCAGCAACTCACAAGCCTCTCTCTAGTTCGAACTTGTTACAACCGCAAGATATCGTTCAAGAGAATCAACGACATGGGTATATTTCTCCTTTCCGAGGCTTGCAAAGGTTTAGAGTCAGTGAGGCTTGGTGGGTTTCCGAGAGTCAGCGACGCTGGATTTGCATCGCTCCTTCACTCATGCCGGAACCTGAAAAGGTTTGAAATACGAGGCGCCTTCCTGTTGTCTGATTTGGCATTCCATGATGTCACAGGGTCTTCTTGCTCTCTTCAAGAGGTCAGACTCTCCACGTGCCCTCTCATAACCAGCGAAGCAGTGAAGAAACTGGGGCTGTGTACTAATCTTGAGCTGCTTGACTTAGGCAGCTGCAAAAGCATATCTGATTCTTGCCTCAACATTGTCTCAGCACTCAGGAAGTTAACTTCTCTGAATCTCGCAGGAGCTGATGTAACCGATAGTGGCATGGTTGCACTCGGTAAGTCAGATGTTCCCATCATGCAACTATCCTTCCGCGGCTGTAAGAGAGTCAGTGACAGAGGAATCTCCCATCTGTTGAGCAATGAAGGAACAATCAGCAGAACATTATCAACGCTTGATCTTGGTCACATGCCAGGAATCTCAGACAGAGCCATCCACACAATCACGCGGTATTGTAAGGCTTTAACAGAGCTAAGCCTCAGGAGTTGCTTCCATGTGACAGATTCTTCGATAGAGTTGCTGGCCACAAGGGAAAGACAAACAGAGGGAGGAAGCAAACAGTTGAGGAAGCTCAATGTCCATAACTGTGTGAGCTTGACGACTGGAGCACTGAGATGGCTAAGTAAACCGTCATTTGCGGGTCTACATTGGCTCGGATTGGGACAGACACGGTTTGCTGGTCGAAGAGAGACGGTCACAGCTACAATCTGCGAGCAGAGACCGTGGCTCACGTTGTGTTTTGATGGGTGTGAGCTTGGATGCTATGATGGTTGGGAGTTCCACACGCCGCAACGCCATTGA
- the LOC111216205 gene encoding L-ascorbate oxidase homolog: MKGGVKLWALCLCLAMTTVVMVQAEDPYFHHVWNVTYGTASPLGVPQQVILINGQFPGPNLNSTSNNNIIVNVFNNLDEPFLLTWNGIQHRKNSWQAGTAGTMCPIPPGTNFTYHFQPKDQIGSYFYYPTTAMHRAAGAFGGLRVNSRLLIPVPYADPEDDYTVLINDWYTESHTQLKNFLDSGRTIGRPDGILINGKAGKGDGSDQPLFTLKQGKTYRIRICNVGLKASLNFRIQNHKMKLVEMEGSHVLQNDYDSLDVHVGQCFGVILTANQEPKDYYIVASTRFLKNALTTTGLLRYEGGKGLASSQLPAAPVGWAWSLNQFRSFRWNLTASAARPNPQGSYHYGKINITRTIKLVNTQGKVDSKLRYALNGVSHIDLETPLKLAEYFGVTDKVFKYDSISDNPTSDQIKNIKIEPNVLNITHRNFIEVVFENHERSVQSWHLDGYSFFAVAVEPGTWTPEKRKNYNLLDAVSRHTIQVYPKCWAAILLTFDNCGMWNIRSENSERRYLGQQLYASVLSPEKSLRDEYNMPESSLQCGLVKDKPKINPYAGA; this comes from the exons ATGAAGGGTGGGGTTAAACTATGGGCACTGTGCCTATGTCTGGCGATGACGACCGTCGTGATGGTCCAAGCGGAGGATCCTTACTTTCACCACGTGTGGAACGTGACGTACGGAACCGCATCTCCTCTCGGTGTTCCACAACAAGTCATTCTCATCAACGGTCAATTCCCTGGTCCTAACCTCAACTCAACTTCTAACAACAACATCATCGTTAATGTCTTCAACAACCTAGACGAGCCTTTCCTCCTTACTTG GAATGGAATCCAGCATAGGAAGAACTCATGGCAAGCAGGGACTGCCGGAACAATGTGTCCCATCCCACCGGGTACTAACTTCACATATCATTTCCAGCCAAAGGATCAGATCGGTAGCTACTTCTACTACCCTACCACGGCAATGCATCGTGCCGCGGGTGCCTTTGGTGGCCTCCGTGTGAACAGCCGTCTTCTTATCCCGGTCCCATATGCTGACCCTGAAGATGACTACACTGTCCTTATCAACGATTGGTACACCGAAAGCCACACTCAGCTCAAGAATTTCCTAGACAGTGGCCGTACTATTGGCCGTCCAGACGGCATTCTCATCAATGGTAAGGCAGGAAAAGGCGACGGCTCTGACCAGCCTCTTTTCACACTGAAGCAAGGGAAAACCTACAGAATTCGGATTTGTAACGTGGGTCTCAAGGCATCTCTCAACTTTAGGATTCAGAACCACAAGATGAAGCTTGTTGAGATGGAAGGCTCACACGTTCTCCAAAATGATTATGACTCACTTGACGTTCACGTTGGTCAATGCTTTGGCGTGATCCTTACGGCCAACCAAGAACCTAAAGATTACTACATCGTAGCTTCCACAAGGTTCTTGAAAAACGCTTTGACTACCACAGGGCTTCTCCGCTACGAGGGAGGCAAAGGTCTTGCCTCTTCTCAGCTACCAGCGGCTCCCGTTGGCTGGGCTTGGTCTTTGAACCAGTTCCGCTCTTTCAGGTGGAACTTGACAGCCAGCGCAGCTAGACCTAACCCACAAGGCTCTTACCATTACGGAAAGATTAACATCACTCGCACCATTAAGCTTGTGAACACTCAGGGCAAGGTCGACAGCAAGCTCAGATACGCTTTGAACGGAGTCTCGCACATAGACCTCGAGACCCCCTTGAAGCTCGCTGAGTACTTTGGTGTTACCGATAAAGTTTTCAAGTACGACAGCATTTCCGACAACCCTACCTCGGATCAGATCAAGAACATAAAGATAGAACCCAATGTTCTCAACATCACTCACCGCAACTTCATCGAAGTCGTATTCGAGAACCACGAGAGGAGTGTCCAGTCTTGGCATTTGGATGGCTACTCCTTCTTCGCTGTAGC GGTTGAGCCAGGAACATGGACACCAGAGAAGAGGAAGAACTACAACCTTCTAGACGCAGTGAGCAGACACACAATCCAAGTCTACCCCAAGTGTTGGGCTGCAATATTGCTCACATTCGATAATTGTGGGATGTGGAACATTAGGTCGGAGAATTCTGAGAGACGGTACTTGGGACAGCAACTCTACGCAAGCGTCTTGTCGCCGGAAAAATCCCTCCGGGACGAATACAACATGCCGGAGTCAAGTCTCCAATGTGGTCTGGTCAAGGACAAACCTAAGATCAACCCCTATGCTGGAgcctaa
- the LOC111216204 gene encoding scarecrow-like protein 18 → MNQKSIFLSFQMLASFKSSSSSSEDATENPPPPPPLCLASSSAATSAAHHLRRLLFTAADFISQSNVSAAQNILSILSSNSSPYGDSTERLVHLFTKALSVRIGLSENTATWTANEMASSSTVFTSSVCKEQFLFRTKNNNNSDLESCYYLWLNQLTPFIRFSHLTANQAILDATETNNGNGALHILDLDISQGLQWPPLMQALAERSSSNPSSTPPPSLRITGCGRDVTVLNRTGDRLTRFANSLGLQFQFHTLVIAEEDLAGLLLQIRLLALSAVQGESIAVNCVHFLHRFFNDDGDMIGHFLSAIKSLNPRIVTMAEREANHGDPSFLTRFSEALDHFMAIFDSLEATLPPNSRERLTLEQRWFGMEILDVVAAEAAERKQRHRRFEVWEEMMKRHGFANVPIGSFAFSQAKLLLRLHYPSEGYNLQFLNDSLFLGWKNRLLFSVSSWK, encoded by the coding sequence ATGAACCAAAAAAGCATCTTTCTATCTTTTCAAATGCTTGCTTCCTTCAAATCCTCTAGCTCCTCCTCCGAAGATGCCACCGAgaatcctcctcctcctcctccgttaTGCCTCGCCTCATCTTCTGCCGCAACATCCGCCGCTCATCACCTCCGTCGTCTACTATTCACAGCTGCGGATTTCATCTCTCAGTCCAACGTCTCCGCCGCTCAAAACATACTCTCAATCCTCTCCTCAAACTCTTCCCCTTACGGGGACTCCACGGAGCGGCTCGTCCATCTCTTCACCAAAGCCTTGTCCGTACGGATCGGCTTGTCTGAAAACACTGCCACGTGGACAGCGAACGAAATGGCTTCTAGCTCCACGGTTTTTACAAGCAGTGTATGCAAAGAACAGTTCTTGTTTCGAaccaagaacaacaacaactctGATCTCGAGTCTTGTTACTATCTTTGGCTGAACCAACTAACACCGTTTATTCGGTTCAGCCATTTAACGGCGAACCAAGCGATCCTCGACGCGACTGAGACAAACAACGGTAACGGAGCTTTACATATACTTGACTTAGATATATCACAAGGACTTCAATGGCCTCCGTTGATGCAAGCCCTAGCCGAGAGATCATCATCAAACCCTAGCAGTACTCCACCTCCTTCCCTCCGCATAACCGGATGTGGTCGAGACGTAACCGTATTAAACCGAACCGGAGATCGGTTAACCCGGTTTGCTAACTCTCTAGGTCTTCAGTTTCAGTTTCACACGCTTGTGATCGCTGAAGAAGACCTCGCCGGACTTTTGCTTCAGATCAGATTATTAGCTCTCTCCGCCGTACAAGGAGAGTCCATCGCCGTCAACTGCGTCCACTTCCTTCACAGATTCTTTAACGACGACGGAGACATGATCGGTCACTTCCTGTCGGCGATCAAGAGCTTAAACCCTAGAATCGTGACAATGGCGGAGAGAGAAGCGAACCATGGAGATCCTTCGTTCTTGACTAGATTCTCAGAGGCTTTAGATCATTTCATGGCGATATTTGATTCGTTGGAAGCGACTTTGCCGCCAAACAGCAGAGAGAGGCTAACCCTAGAGCAACGGTGGTTCGGTATGGAGATTTTGGATGTTGTGGCGGCGGAAGCGGCGGAGAGAAAGCAAAGACATCGGAGGTTTGAGGTTTgggaggagatgatgaagagacaTGGCTTTGCTAACGTGCCAATAGGAAGCTTTGCTTTCTCTCAAGCTAAGCTTCTGCTTAGACTCCATTATCCTTCAGAAGGTTATAATCTTCAGTTTCTCAACGACTCTTTGTTTCTTGGATGGAAAAATCGTCTTCTCTTCTCCGTTTCATCGTGGAAATGA